One part of the Pelagibacterium nitratireducens genome encodes these proteins:
- the tnpA gene encoding IS66-like element accessory protein TnpA, whose protein sequence is MDILTDRSRVERLEIVDTGRRRRFSDAEKIRIVEESLSAPRMGSATARRHGIAVPLLFAWRKAYRDGQLGNEAASFYPVRLDGIGGHASDGSLPPEPPTDGSASPVEIVLRNGRRMIVRSDIAPFALGRLLDVVDR, encoded by the coding sequence ATGGATATCCTTACAGATAGAAGCCGTGTGGAGCGGCTCGAGATTGTGGACACAGGCCGGCGCCGGCGGTTCAGTGATGCGGAGAAGATCCGGATCGTTGAAGAAAGCTTGTCGGCCCCGCGAATGGGTTCGGCGACCGCACGACGTCATGGAATTGCGGTGCCATTGCTTTTTGCCTGGCGCAAGGCGTATCGCGACGGCCAGCTGGGCAACGAGGCGGCTTCGTTTTATCCGGTACGCTTGGATGGGATTGGGGGTCATGCCAGCGATGGCAGCCTTCCACCAGAGCCGCCCACGGATGGATCAGCCAGTCCTGTCGAGATCGTGCTGCGCAATGGTCGCCGCATGATCGTACGCTCCGATATCGCCCCGTTTGCGTTGGGACGCCTGCTCGATGTGGTGGACCGATGA
- the tnpB gene encoding IS66 family insertion sequence element accessory protein TnpB (TnpB, as the term is used for proteins encoded by IS66 family insertion elements, is considered an accessory protein, since TnpC, encoded by a neighboring gene, is a DDE family transposase.), which translates to MIPVPSGTRVWLAAGHTDMRKGFNSLALVVQEVLKRDPHGGHLFVFRGRKGNLVRIIWHDGQGACVFTKRLERGRFLWPSPADGVVTISSAQLGYLLEGIDWRMPQKTWRPLSAG; encoded by the coding sequence ATGATCCCGGTTCCAAGCGGGACCCGTGTATGGCTGGCGGCGGGCCACACTGACATGCGAAAGGGGTTCAACTCTTTAGCGCTGGTGGTCCAGGAAGTGCTCAAGCGTGACCCTCATGGCGGACATCTGTTTGTGTTCCGGGGTCGCAAGGGCAATCTGGTTCGCATCATCTGGCACGATGGCCAGGGGGCATGTGTTTTTACAAAGCGGCTCGAGCGCGGCCGCTTCCTTTGGCCCTCGCCGGCCGATGGTGTTGTGACGATCTCGTCTGCCCAGCTCGGATATCTGCTTGAGGGGATCGACTGGCGGATGCCGCAAAAGACTTGGCGGCCACTCTCGGCGGGATAG
- the tnpC gene encoding IS66 family transposase, whose product MVEPAGNAEIAALRAALAAAEQRADLAEAEAARVVAEKTDGDAEIARLKLEIEKLKRSLYGQRSERKAKLLDQLEFELEDLEAAATEDELAAEMAAAKAAPVRAFTRKRAQRRAFPDHLPRERVVVPAPQACECCGSDHLVKLGEDVTETLEVIPRQWKVVQTVREKFSCRDCEKISQPPAPFHPTPRGFAGPNLLATILFEKFGQHQPLNRQSERFAREGVPVSLSTLADQVGAATVALKPLHDLIADHVMAADRLHGDDTTVPILAKGQTRTGRVWTYVRDNRPFGGIDGPAALFFASPDRRGEHPRSHLVDYSGILQVDAFAGYNGLFDPERRSEPIQPAFCWAHGRRPLFELADIERVRKKNGKGGAISPVALEAVRRIDEIFAIERDLYGLPPDQRLAERQRLCAPLVEELHAYMMTEREKLSRHAPVAKAMNYMLARWTGFAAFLEDGRICLSNNAAERALRGIALGRKAWLFAGSDRGARRAAFMYTLIVSAKLNDIDPQAWLADVLARIADMPQNRLGELLPWNWVPQATRQAA is encoded by the coding sequence ATGGTCGAACCTGCCGGAAACGCCGAGATTGCTGCCCTTCGCGCTGCACTTGCCGCAGCCGAACAGCGTGCCGATCTGGCGGAAGCCGAAGCGGCGCGGGTTGTTGCAGAAAAGACCGATGGCGACGCCGAGATCGCCCGCCTCAAGCTCGAAATCGAAAAGCTCAAGCGCAGTCTTTATGGACAGCGCTCCGAGAGGAAGGCCAAGCTGCTCGACCAGCTCGAGTTCGAACTCGAGGATCTTGAAGCGGCGGCCACCGAAGACGAGCTTGCCGCCGAAATGGCCGCAGCCAAGGCTGCACCGGTCAGAGCCTTTACCCGCAAGCGGGCGCAACGGCGCGCCTTTCCCGATCACCTGCCGCGCGAGCGCGTCGTGGTGCCAGCGCCGCAAGCCTGTGAATGCTGCGGGTCCGATCACCTGGTCAAGCTGGGCGAGGACGTGACCGAAACGCTTGAGGTGATCCCGCGTCAATGGAAGGTGGTCCAGACGGTGCGGGAGAAGTTCAGTTGCCGGGATTGTGAGAAGATCAGTCAACCACCGGCACCATTCCATCCCACCCCGCGTGGCTTTGCCGGACCCAATCTTCTGGCGACGATCCTGTTTGAAAAGTTCGGTCAGCATCAGCCGCTCAACCGCCAGTCCGAGCGCTTTGCCAGAGAGGGCGTGCCCGTCAGTCTCTCGACGCTGGCCGATCAGGTTGGCGCCGCAACGGTTGCGCTCAAGCCGCTCCATGATCTGATCGCCGATCACGTGATGGCTGCCGATCGATTGCACGGGGACGACACCACCGTGCCGATCCTGGCCAAGGGTCAGACCAGAACGGGTCGGGTGTGGACTTACGTACGTGATAACCGCCCCTTCGGCGGTATCGATGGTCCGGCAGCTCTGTTCTTTGCTTCACCCGATCGTAGGGGCGAGCATCCAAGGAGCCATCTTGTCGACTATTCCGGCATCCTTCAGGTGGACGCCTTCGCCGGCTACAACGGCCTGTTCGATCCCGAGCGTCGCAGTGAGCCTATCCAGCCGGCCTTTTGCTGGGCTCACGGACGACGACCCTTGTTCGAGCTTGCCGATATCGAAAGGGTCCGAAAAAAGAACGGCAAGGGCGGCGCCATCTCTCCGGTTGCGCTCGAGGCGGTGCGCAGGATCGACGAGATCTTTGCCATCGAACGCGATCTTTATGGCCTGCCGCCTGATCAGCGTCTTGCCGAGCGGCAGCGGCTTTGCGCGCCACTGGTTGAGGAGCTGCATGCCTATATGATGACCGAGCGCGAAAAGCTCTCGCGTCACGCTCCGGTGGCCAAGGCCATGAACTATATGCTCGCGCGCTGGACAGGCTTTGCCGCATTCCTTGAGGATGGCCGCATATGCCTCTCGAACAACGCAGCCGAGCGGGCGCTGCGCGGAATTGCCCTTGGCAGAAAAGCGTGGCTGTTCGCTGGTTCGGACCGCGGTGCCCGCCGGGCCGCGTTCATGTACACCCTCATTGTCTCGGCCAAGCTCAACGATATCGATCCCCAGGCCTGGCTCGCCGACGTGCTCGCCCGCATTGCCGACATGCCGCAGAACCGGCTGGGAGAACTGCTTCCCTGGAACTGGGTGCCGCAGGCCACGCGTCAGGCCGCCTGA
- the ccmI gene encoding c-type cytochrome biogenesis protein CcmI, translating to MNTNLFWMIALLVVLGSIAALAQSLRNSPLSSQEGTASDLMRAFFRDRLDWIDRDHEAGKISAGEATAARAELAREVLHQEREYSASGSGRSARVFMWSTLPAIALVALGLYVWIGRADLLSEPQASREAANQAAAMDIEAAIATVEERMEQDPGDVRGWILLAPIYIEQGRFIDAVAALRRVLALEPPTADRQTDLAEALILANDGAFDEETLRLLDNAIASDPLHVRSRFYLAGELTRMENYEDAAALWEELLAIATGEEAWVETARSGLAAAQAGRGGDMQQDDQINDTVRGMVDGLAARLDSGNGTAAGWIQLVRSRRQLDGPDAARADLERGLNALFGQDRALLEDFGREMGLVDQR from the coding sequence GTGAACACGAATTTGTTTTGGATGATTGCACTACTGGTCGTTCTCGGCAGCATCGCGGCTTTGGCTCAAAGCCTGAGAAACAGCCCTCTTTCTTCGCAAGAAGGGACGGCATCAGATTTGATGCGTGCATTCTTTCGCGACCGGCTCGATTGGATCGACCGGGATCACGAGGCTGGAAAGATCTCCGCCGGTGAAGCAACCGCAGCTCGTGCGGAACTGGCGCGCGAAGTGCTCCACCAGGAACGGGAGTATAGTGCCAGCGGCAGCGGCAGAAGCGCCAGGGTGTTTATGTGGTCCACCCTGCCCGCCATCGCGCTTGTTGCGCTGGGTCTTTATGTTTGGATCGGCCGGGCCGATCTGCTAAGTGAGCCTCAGGCAAGCCGTGAGGCTGCCAACCAAGCTGCAGCTATGGACATCGAGGCGGCCATTGCGACCGTGGAAGAGAGGATGGAGCAAGACCCTGGCGATGTGCGGGGGTGGATACTGCTCGCGCCCATTTACATCGAACAGGGCCGCTTTATTGACGCCGTAGCCGCCTTGCGCCGTGTTCTCGCCCTCGAACCGCCGACGGCCGACCGGCAGACCGACCTCGCAGAGGCGCTTATCCTCGCCAATGACGGAGCGTTCGATGAGGAGACCCTGAGGCTTCTCGACAACGCCATAGCATCTGATCCGCTGCACGTTCGCTCCCGCTTTTATCTGGCGGGGGAACTGACGCGCATGGAAAACTATGAGGATGCCGCCGCATTGTGGGAAGAGTTGCTGGCCATCGCAACCGGGGAGGAAGCCTGGGTCGAGACGGCACGTTCGGGTTTGGCGGCTGCGCAGGCGGGCAGAGGAGGCGATATGCAGCAGGACGACCAAATTAATGATACTGTGCGCGGCATGGTCGACGGATTGGCAGCACGGCTCGATAGCGGCAATGGCACTGCCGCCGGATGGATTCAGTTGGTGCGTTCCCGAAGGCAGCTTGATGGCCCGGATGCAGCCAGAGCCGACCTTGAGCGCGGTCTGAATGCCCTTTTCGGTCAGGACCGCGCCCTTCTTGAAGATTTTGGGCGGGAAATGGGATTGGTAGATCAGAGATGA